The proteins below are encoded in one region of Nitrospira sp. SG-bin1:
- a CDS encoding glutamate dehydrogenase, with protein MQELDTPTFRLAVAQFDQAAEAMNLDPNLRERLKLPQRSLVVSVPVRMDDGHVEVFTGYRVQHDSSRGPSKGGVRYHPDVNLGEVAALAMWMTWKCALAGLPYGGAKGGVAVAPRRLSPAELQRLTRRYVAEIFPLIGPDKDVPAPDVGTDAQIMAWMMDTYSQQVGFAVPGVVTGKPISIGGSLGREEATGRGVVYVTQEALRHLRLPMENATVAIQGFGNVGSHTARIMQQQGARVIAVSDVNGGLYNDKGLDIAQLLRRTPGEPLHDTRLGEAITNEELLQLDCTVLVPAALSEQITSKNAHSLRCRILSEGANGPTTLEADRILADKGIFVIPDILANSGGVIVSYFEWVQDLQRFFWSATDIQHRLQDIITSAFQRTLHFSTARGVSMRMAALMSGIDQVAQAHLQRGLYP; from the coding sequence ATGCAGGAACTTGACACACCGACTTTCCGCCTAGCAGTGGCTCAGTTCGATCAGGCGGCGGAGGCCATGAACCTCGACCCGAACCTTCGCGAACGGCTGAAACTTCCCCAGCGGTCTCTCGTCGTGAGCGTTCCAGTTCGGATGGACGATGGGCACGTGGAAGTCTTTACCGGCTACCGGGTTCAACATGATTCATCACGCGGCCCCTCCAAGGGAGGCGTGCGTTACCATCCCGACGTGAATCTTGGTGAGGTGGCCGCCCTTGCGATGTGGATGACGTGGAAATGCGCGTTGGCCGGCTTGCCTTATGGAGGCGCGAAAGGCGGAGTCGCAGTAGCGCCGCGGCGGCTGTCACCCGCCGAGTTACAGCGGCTGACACGGCGATACGTCGCCGAGATTTTCCCACTGATCGGTCCGGACAAGGATGTACCGGCCCCGGACGTGGGAACCGACGCCCAGATCATGGCCTGGATGATGGACACGTACAGCCAACAAGTCGGCTTCGCTGTTCCCGGAGTGGTCACCGGCAAACCGATTTCGATCGGGGGGAGCTTAGGCCGAGAAGAAGCGACGGGACGCGGAGTCGTGTATGTGACCCAAGAAGCGCTTCGCCACCTTAGGTTGCCAATGGAAAATGCCACCGTGGCGATCCAAGGATTTGGAAATGTCGGTTCACACACCGCCCGCATCATGCAACAACAGGGGGCACGGGTGATCGCCGTCAGTGATGTCAATGGCGGTCTCTACAACGACAAGGGGTTGGATATCGCACAGCTCCTTCGGCGCACCCCCGGTGAACCGCTGCATGACACCAGGCTTGGGGAGGCGATCACGAATGAAGAATTGCTTCAACTGGACTGCACTGTCCTGGTGCCTGCTGCTCTCTCGGAACAGATCACAAGCAAGAACGCCCATTCCTTACGGTGTCGGATACTATCCGAAGGTGCGAACGGGCCGACAACGCTGGAAGCCGACCGCATCCTCGCCGACAAAGGCATATTCGTCATCCCCGACATCCTTGCGAATTCCGGGGGGGTCATCGTCTCGTACTTCGAATGGGTGCAAGACCTTCAGCGCTTTTTCTGGAGCGCGACAGACATTCAGCATCGTCTGCAAGACATCATCACATCCGCCTTTCAACGGACACTCCATTTTTCGACTGCGCGCGGGGTGTCCATGCGCATGGCGGCGCTCATGAGCGGGATTGACCAAGTGGCCCAGGCGCATCTCCAGCGTGGATTGTATCCCTGA